The following DNA comes from Salvelinus namaycush isolate Seneca chromosome 39, SaNama_1.0, whole genome shotgun sequence.
ctcctactggccttccaacaccacttccagcagcatctggtctcccatccagggactgaccaaaGACAAGTGAGATTGACTTACTTTGGGTCACACATTAAAGCCTTATAGGCTGTAGTAGTACCTTTTGCATGGACAGGCAGCTTTGCACTGTACTTGGAGATCATCCTGGCATCTGCTTTACATGAATAAATCCCACTCGAGTTCCGTACCACCCCGGGGACAACATATATCCCATTGAAGCTGCCCGGTGTCAGTGTGTAATTGTCCTTGTAAATGGAGTACTTCACATCCGAAGCGCTGATTCTGTCAGAGGAGTAGTTGGTACTCCTGCAGGTTAACGTGAATTTCTCCTTTTCAAAGACCTCTGTCGGATACATGGTCAGAACTGGCTGGGAAAACAGTTCTGTTGGGTGGATTAAAAAAACATGGATTAATCAACACTCTTGGAGGCTGAGTACATGTAAGAACATTCCCGAGGAATGTTGTGATTAACATTGATAAGGTAATAGATGTGAATAGGGTTGCCCAGGTTTTTTCAgagatcctggttggaggattctggaTTTCCTGTTTATTCGCTCCTGATTCCAGGAaacttccaaccaggatttctggaaaacctagGAATTTAAGGAAAGTTCACCAGAATGTTTTAACCCGAGCTGCGACTTGGTTATAAACTGATAGAACAGATAAtagcttttttttaaatcagcttTTTTCAACAGCTAACACCACATTCTACATTTCAGATTCCTTGTAAATCCATTCACTCACCTGTAATCGTCACGTTTTCCGTCACTTGCTTGACTACATTTCCCATCTCCAAAGTGCACTGAAACTCCCCAGAGTGCTCGGCCAGGGCTCTTATGCTGTGGTTGGCTTTACTTTGACCAGTACTCAGCAGATTCTGTCCCTTGTTCAGGTAGACTTTGAGCCTGGAGCTGTTCTGGAGGTTACCACTGACACTGCAGGAGATGTCCAGAATGTCCCCTTCGATGATCATTGATCCGTGTGGTCGGACAGAGATTACAGGTGTGATGAACAGCTCTGGAGAACAAAACGAGAAAAATTGGTCTGGAAGCTGAAGGTTGAAACTAAGAGACTTTTCCCCAGACACATTCTATTAAGTTTCAGACATGGTTAAAATGATTAGAGATTCATTGAGATTGAGAACAACAGTAGGGTCCTTGACTAAAAAGGTATTTCAACTGAAAATCTACACTGAATGTGCGCTTCAGTCCAAGACTAGGTCTAACCTGTGTCTTGGAAACCGACCCGAGATGTTCACCGTCGtgttctttttcttctttttttttcccACTCACCTTTTACAGTGACCACCACATTGTTGCTGGCAGTGGACGGGACCGAGTCTGGCAGCAGTATGACCCTGTAGTCACAGTGTAGCCTGTGGTCGCCAGCGTTGTTGAATCGCAGCCTAGTCTCCACCTGGTTGGTCATAATAATACAACAACGTTAACTAGAAAAGGACATTTCCTAAAAGTAAACGTGTGTGCTTGCTACTTGAAGTATTGATGTTTGTGAAATAAGTTGTAGAAGAAAAAAACTAAGCAAAGCACACTCAATATTAACGCACCTGGTTGGCGTTGACCATCTCCTCATAGAGCTCTTTGGAATCCTTGTAGAAGTAGAAGACGATATTGCCGGACTCCTCAGGGGCCTTACACCAAACAGtcacctcctctccctcgctGAACACACGCTTGTCGACGCTGAGGACTGGCGTCTGCAGGCCTGGACGGACACGAGTACGAGTGAAAGCACGcaggaaacacacacagataaaaaTCACATGCCGTAGACAGAGTTACAAGAGACTACATTCATGCAGGATACAAAGTCGCTTTGTCACATGCGGCAGGTGTAAAACAgtagagtgaaatgcttaacttgcaagTTTTTCAGTCCACAACAGAGGAGTTGACAGAGTACTAACCTGTCACAGTCAGTTTCTCAGAGTTGCTGCTTAGCTCCTTGTCCTGTATGTTCACCTTGCATTTGTACTTCCCAGTGTTGGCCACTCTGGCCATGCGCAGAGAGTAGATTAGGTCCTCTGCGGTGGTGATGCTCTCCGTGTGCACCTCGGCGTTGTCCTTGTAGATGGTGTATTTACGGTTCAGGAACCCAGAGCTGCTGACCACGGCCTGGCAGCGTACCGTCACGTTGGTACCCTGGGAGACGTCGTTGCTGGGCTCGAGAGTCAGGGTGACACCTGTGAACACTGGAGAAAGAACTCAAGGTCAATGCTCGGACTGATCAAACGTTCTGTGTAACAAAAGTCCTAGAAAACAAGCCTGTGTGATCTTGTACCAAAGCACATTATTTAGTGAACTCACAACCTTGTAGTCGCATGAATCTGTTCACCAAGGCAAAAAAATATACCTCCATAGTAAGAGAACAGTGCAATAAATCACAGTGCTATATAGCTAGTCATCTTCCAGCTCCAAGATACTCAGGAGATGAAATCACCCACACCAATGAATTGGACATAAACACAGACCCTCAACAAAAACACCACAAGAAGTCTTTTGATTCAGCGCATGCTGATGGCAAACTGTTTTCCCACATTTGTCCTCCACAGAGTGATTCTCTAGATAAGGGGCCTCCCAGTGGGGTCTAGTGCAGACAGTCTGTCAGGTTGAGACCCACAGGCCGGGTGGCTCCTGTCCCGAGGGGGTTCGTCCCAGTAAACAGGCCCCCGCCAACCAGAGGAAGGAAAGGCATTTTGTTAAACAAACAGGCAAACAGACACCCTCTCAGGGGACCCATCGTTATTTTAGACACCGCCGTCCCCACCCAATGTCACTCAGCAGGGCCTGGCGCGACCGAGGGGAAAACCACTGATAGGAGGGCAGAGGGTAGTGGGCAGTTCCAACCAGGGCACGAGCCATAGCGGAACCCCATGGAAAGGCTGTGTGACCACTGACTGGTCTTGGTAAAGCCATGGAGTCAACGTCCCTGCTTAGAATAGAGGTATTCTGCTATTCCAAGCCCAGAATTGCTAATCTCGGCATGGTCAGGATAAGGCGTCCATCTCTACCATTGGCTAGCTGAACTCATTTCTCTGCCCAGTGCTTGGCTTTTTCCCTTATCCTAACAGGAGGAGGCGTGTGACACAGCTAACAAGTGAGTTCCCAAAGCCTTCCACAACCTCGGACTCTAAAAGAGTGAAAACACTGATAAGACAAGATCCAGGCACCATTCTCATAGGACTCCCAGTTATGGTATTTCCAGTGTGTCAATAGAGTTGTACCTGTGTTAATACTACGATTAGGGTATATCGGTCACCTCTCAGTATAAGATATTTCTTAGTAAAACAGGTCCATAGCGTTAGAAAGAAGTATAGAAGCAAGAATGTCCAGTCCCAAAGCACACTATCTACAAATACACACATTTTCACTGATAGGAGAAACAAAACAACAGCGGAATAACATACCACTCCAAAAAGAAAAACCTGAAACACACTCAAGAGTTCCCCTTTTTTGAAAACTGCATTCACTGCACTCTTGACTATCCTATTTTAAGAATCTCCTCAAGAACCCTTTAATACTTACATGCCTGCGATTCCGCCACTTGGCCTGGACGGAAcaggaggggaaaaaaacaaaacagtacATCAATGTAAAGAAAATCCATACTTCCTTATTTCCCCACCCAACCCAAAACCCTCCCAGAGGTAGATTATTATCAAGCTTCCTTACAGGTGGAGAGGAGTACGGAGGTTAGCAGTAGTAGTCGGGTGACCATCCTGACGGAGGGCTGCTGGAGCTCCCACATTGGTGGTGGCTGTCCTGGGCTGATGCGACTGGAGTGACTGGAGGCTGAGGATTGACTGGGGGGCAGaggtgggaggggaggagggagaggacatgGGAGGTGCTCTACCTTGGCCACAGAGTGGGACGCCTGGCCGCTGGTTATCACAGCGAGCAGAGCCCTCGACTTGGCTTAATTTGCCAGGAAGTGACTGTTGTTTCCTCAGGATGTGCGCTGCTGGCGTTTTGCTGTTTTGGAATGTTCTCTTTCTGGGCCGTGTGCGTAGTCATAGACACTGTTCAGCATGCTTAGGGTGCAGTAAGCTGGAGCTAACCTTCCCCCCCCAGTGTCTGGGCCTCTGCAGGTACTATGGGGCAACATGCAGAGGGGCACCCTTGCTTCTGTGCTCAGCAGACCCTGTTTCTTGAGGGTTTACACTGTCGTAAATCACAGCATGCCCTTCAAAGCTGTCAAACTACTGTTAACTTAAGCTCCTAGTTACGATTTTGTTTGTTTTAACTACTACTGAGCTACCTACCGCCGGACATATACCTTATTGGATGAATTTACTAGAACAAAATAAAACAGTTTTACTATGATATACCACTCTTACCTTTGTACCAAtatgaaataaaaaattataaatatgaaaatgtatgcactctggTTAAGAGCATCTGgtaaattacaaaaatgtaaatttCTTAAGGGCAGGCtaagttactttctaaatgtaatctgttaacttttggattacaataactcagtaacgtaatctgattactttggATTCATgtccttaagaggcattagaagacaaaAAAGATACATCAAACGCATttggtgtcatcatagtggtctctgacttgtggtcagactcaaaCTTGCACTTTTTTCAATGCTGACTTGAATGTCATTgtgaaaacagaaaggtgtccaTGTATTTTTTCGCTCAAGAACCAGCAACCTCTTTATACCCCCTTAAGCAGGGTTGGGGACTAACTGATCTGATTACATCTGattacaaaacaaactaaccTGTTACactaccagcaaaaatattgtaatcagattacagatactttagaAAAACTAGATTtcttcttggattacttttaaattcactTAATTTTTTTGGCCTGAGATCCAATTGCACAAGACTGTGAGAGACTGGACTTATCTTAACTGGAGCCAGGGCAGGAGCTAAGGCACACTTATCTCTACTTCCAGacgagtaggattctattgcatgtCTAAACTCCGATAAGGGACTGCTAGTTGGCAAGTATCATTGGTTGTTATCAATTAAACGGTCTCTCTTTATACCAAGGCTTTCTTGACCTTTAACCATAGACAAACCAATGTCACAGCAAACAGAGAAACAGTTAACAAAGTTAAGACCTCTATTCAATCTGTCTCGCTGAAGTGTTACAGATTGCACAAAAGAATTGTAAAAGGTCATTTCCCATTGAGCCGAGGATATGCAGCATTTATGGTGAGTATGCCATATCACTGCCATAtcatttcaatcacgctgtaacaCTGAACTtcggcgatacggattgaatacaGCCCCGGATCTGATTTTATCCAGAATATTCATGAAATACCAAACAAAGAATAAATACAAGGATTCAGAATGAAAAACTAAAACAAAATGTAGCAAGCAGCACCTCAAATCTCAGGCTTAATTAAGTCTATGAAAAATGTTTGAATCATCTCTTTGCTATGAAATTCATATCAGGACTGATTTTCACATCACAGACACTCACTCCTCAGGGGATTTTTTTGAAGCGGTCTGGTGAGAAGGATAATATGCCTGATAGTgttatatttatttaaataaaacaTTCCAGCTCAACCGATATGGTAATGACGACATGAATATTGTGACGCAATAGCAGACACATTTgttttacacaatacatgtagaaTGAGAGCATGAACATTAACACAAACATGAATATACAAACCAAATAAAAATCACCAGGATTTGTGTTGTGTATTTGGTTTATTTGACTGACTTCAACTCCTGTCTTATAAACCAGTCAGCAAAGCAGTCTACCGTCACAGAGAAACACCTGATTGCCTTCATTTCTCCTTTTACATCTTCAAAGTTTCATTTGTTTCCATATCTAAAATGTTAAAACTCAAAGCAGGGTAACTAGAGATGTGATTCTGAGCATGGCTGACAGACAGCGTTGTGGGGTTTTGCTGTAGGTGTCAGTGATAGCAGTGAAGGCTGCAGTACCTCCTCCGTACCCTAGAGGGGGAGCTACTGAGCGTAGTGGGGCTTGGTTATGACCGCGAGTGCAGCCGCTTATACTGAATGCATGGCATGTGTTACCGGTTACTGTGACCGGTTCAGTCCACAGGCAAAGCATTATTGTCCATTCCTTTCTAGGGTGATAGCCAAGCTGAGGACTTTAGAGGCAAAAAGGTGAGAGTAGCGTCCATGCGGGGAGTACTGTATGAGGAGAGACACCGTGTGGGTAAGAGAATCTGTGAAAGGGGGAGAAACAGTCCTCTCCCATATCTCCATCTCACTGAGGGCCAAGGCAAACAAATACCAgcaaattaaaaaatataaaattacaaaagtgtgcaaaaaaaaaattatgtttcaaAGAAAAACAGGAAGGTAATACAGAGCAAACCAAAAAAGTGACCCCTAATGGAGGCACATTAATGGCGATACCGCACTTGGAGCCAGTGTTGACCAGAGGGGTAAcccttgttaaaaaaaaaaaaggcacctCAGGACTCTTATTTTGACCATCTTAGTTCGTCATATCAAGAGTAACGTCAGACCTCTGTGAGTCTACCATGCAGAGACGCCGCGGTATTATGTGGTATATCGTGGCTCATGAGGTACCTGAGCTAGTGTTGGAGGTTGACAGGAGAGCTGTGGCTTTTGACAACAAGGACACTGAACTGAAGAAGTGCTATGGAGCGTTACTGTGTATTTACCAGTGCACTGTATTACACAAAGTAAGGTCTGAAGTCACTCCTGTTTTTTGACCCAACTTCTCTATCCCAATCTTCTTGAAACTCCCTTTCTGCTAAAGAAACCAAACACGGCTGGTAAATAAAATCAAGGTtaaaagaaaaaaataaacaaagaTAGAAGAAAATTGCCACAGACTGTTCTCCAAAAAGTGTAGCAGATAGCAGGGTGGAGGTTGGTAGTTGGCACACAGGGGAAAGGGCTGCCTAGGGCTGGTGTGTGTGATTCTGGGGACAGTCCATACACAGTTCATACAGTCCTCATAAGCCTGTGTGCGAGGATGCAGAAAAGTAGCAGCAGAACCCCACCCCTGGGGATGCAGTGGGCGCTGTTTCTTCTTGTCCAGCCTCGGAGTGCTTCTGGCTGGGGTCTGTAGGAAAGACTGGGGATGGGCATGGGCCAAGCGGGCCTCAGCCAGAACTCTGGAACTGATACTTCAGGACCCCAGCAAACTGCTCCATGTCTCCCAGTGCTGGGGCTCCTCAGGCGGGTATGGTTCAGCCGATGAGTGGGGGGGACGGGGGGTCTGGAGCAGCAGAAGCTTGGAGGCTGTAGAGAGCTCCAAGCTAATTCATTATTGCTTTGCAGGTAGGGCAGACAGGTAGCATCAGTCTTGGGATTAGAGCTGAGCAGTAGTCAACCATTGCGCTAAGGACATGGGGTCAGCCCTTGGGCATAGGATAATGGAG
Coding sequences within:
- the si:dkey-237i9.8 gene encoding platelet endothelial cell adhesion molecule isoform X5, with amino-acid sequence MWELQQPSVRMVTRLLLLTSVLLSTCQVAESQALFTGVTLTLEPSNDVSQGTNVTVRCQAVVSSSGFLNRKYTIYKDNAEVHTESITTAEDLIYSLRMARVANTGKYKCKVNIQDKELSSNSEKLTVTGLQTPVLSVDKRVFSEGEEVTVWCKAPEESGNIVFYFYKDSKELYEEMVNANQVETRLRFNNAGDHRLHCDYRVILLPDSVPSTASNNVVVTVKELFITPVISVRPHGSMIIEGDILDISCSVSGNLQNSSRLKVYLNKGQNLLSTGQSKANHSIRALAEHSGEFQCTLEMGNVVKQVTENVTITELFSQPVLTMYPTEVFEKEKFTLTCRSTNYSSDRISASDVKYSIYKDNYTLTPGSFNGIYVVPGVVRNSSGIYSCKADARMISKYSAKLPVHAKVLVSKPELTAIGRVVVGKPFQVRCHSDRGSLPIEYTLWKKYSEVNSTTVQQPHHQAIFPITVQHYSDMQDYKCEARNNPKIDAVVSNKLNTTVIVPLSNPGLSVVPDLLEVTEGNEMYLICGVEGSPPVTFKWYRRGNNQPLFTITSIQSSESLQIKGLGNEHSGTYYCEAINYANMVRSQPVTVDVKMAMWKKGLIVACCLLVVAVLVLACVLRYNSKRGKRENAAELSVLRALNQMTL
- the si:dkey-237i9.8 gene encoding platelet endothelial cell adhesion molecule isoform X1 yields the protein MWELQQPSVRMVTRLLLLTSVLLSTCQVAESQALFTGVTLTLEPSNDVSQGTNVTVRCQAVVSSSGFLNRKYTIYKDNAEVHTESITTAEDLIYSLRMARVANTGKYKCKVNIQDKELSSNSEKLTVTGLQTPVLSVDKRVFSEGEEVTVWCKAPEESGNIVFYFYKDSKELYEEMVNANQVETRLRFNNAGDHRLHCDYRVILLPDSVPSTASNNVVVTVKELFITPVISVRPHGSMIIEGDILDISCSVSGNLQNSSRLKVYLNKGQNLLSTGQSKANHSIRALAEHSGEFQCTLEMGNVVKQVTENVTITELFSQPVLTMYPTEVFEKEKFTLTCRSTNYSSDRISASDVKYSIYKDNYTLTPGSFNGIYVVPGVVRNSSGIYSCKADARMISKYSAKLPVHAKVLVSKPELTAIGRVVVGKPFQVRCHSDRGSLPIEYTLWKKYSEVNSTTVQQPHHQAIFPITVQHYSDMQDYKCEARNNPKIDAVVSNKLNTTVIVPLSNPGLSVVPDLLEVTEGNEMYLICGVEGSPPVTFKWYRRGNNQPLFTITSIQSSESLQIKGLGNEHSGTYYCEAINYANMVRSQPVTVDVKMAMWKKGLIVACCLLVVAVLVLACVLRYNSKRGKRENAAELSVKPSSPKSDDSLTVSLTHSTMEVYNPPEVGVDAAVSVWSERPVDPGSDGESSVASNNEPDVEYTEVVHRQPVDPARVPLRKGTETVYSEVQNSPTGAPGDHYDYQGSVEYADLNGDQPEVNQALLEVNHQDHHDLPVPVE
- the si:dkey-237i9.8 gene encoding platelet endothelial cell adhesion molecule isoform X2 → MWELQQPSVRMVTRLLLLTSVLLSTCQVAESQALFTGVTLTLEPSNDVSQGTNVTVRCQAVVSSSGFLNRKYTIYKDNAEVHTESITTAEDLIYSLRMARVANTGKYKCKVNIQDKELSSNSEKLTVTGLQTPVLSVDKRVFSEGEEVTVWCKAPEESGNIVFYFYKDSKELYEEMVNANQVETRLRFNNAGDHRLHCDYRVILLPDSVPSTASNNVVVTVKELFITPVISVRPHGSMIIEGDILDISCSVSGNLQNSSRLKVYLNKGQNLLSTGQSKANHSIRALAEHSGEFQCTLEMGNVVKQVTENVTITELFSQPVLTMYPTEVFEKEKFTLTCRSTNYSSDRISASDVKYSIYKDNYTLTPGSFNGIYVVPGVVRNSSGIYSCKADARMISKYSAKLPVHAKVLVSKPELTAIGRVVVGKPFQVRCHSDRGSLPIEYTLWKKYSEVNSTTVQQPHHQAIFPITVQHYSDMQDYKCEARNNPKIDAVVSNKLNTTVIVPLSNPGLSVVPDLLEVTEGNEMYLICGVEGSPPVTFKWYRRGNNQPLFTITSIQSSESLQIKGLGNEHSGTYYCEAINYANMVRSQPVTVDVKMAMWKKGLIVACCLLVVAVLVLACVLRYNSKRGKRENAAELSVKPSSPKSDDSLTVSLTHSTMEVYNPPEVGVDAAVSVWSERPVDPGSDGESSVASNNEPDVEYTEVVHRQPVDPARVPLRKGTETVYSEVQNSPTGAPGDHYDYGSVEYADLNGDQPEVNQALLEVNHQDHHDLPVPVE
- the si:dkey-237i9.8 gene encoding platelet endothelial cell adhesion molecule isoform X4, with amino-acid sequence MWELQQPSVRMVTRLLLLTSVLLSTCQVAESQALFTGVTLTLEPSNDVSQGTNVTVRCQAVVSSSGFLNRKYTIYKDNAEVHTESITTAEDLIYSLRMARVANTGKYKCKVNIQDKELSSNSEKLTVTGLQTPVLSVDKRVFSEGEEVTVWCKAPEESGNIVFYFYKDSKELYEEMVNANQVETRLRFNNAGDHRLHCDYRVILLPDSVPSTASNNVVVTVKELFITPVISVRPHGSMIIEGDILDISCSVSGNLQNSSRLKVYLNKGQNLLSTGQSKANHSIRALAEHSGEFQCTLEMGNVVKQVTENVTITELFSQPVLTMYPTEVFEKEKFTLTCRSTNYSSDRISASDVKYSIYKDNYTLTPGSFNGIYVVPGVVRNSSGIYSCKADARMISKYSAKLPVHAKVLVSKPELTAIGRVVVGKPFQVRCHSDRGSLPIEYTLWKKYSEVNSTTVQQPHHQAIFPITVQHYSDMQDYKCEARNNPKIDAVVSNKLNTTVIVPLSNPGLSVVPDLLEVTEGNEMYLICGVEGSPPVTFKWYRRGNNQPLFTITSIQSSESLQIKGLGNEHSGTYYCEAINYANMVRSQPVTVDVPLRKGTETVYSEVQNSPTGAPGDHYDYQGSVEYADLNGDQPEVNQALLEVNHQDHHDLPVPVE
- the si:dkey-237i9.8 gene encoding platelet endothelial cell adhesion molecule isoform X3, whose protein sequence is MWELQQPSVRMVTRLLLLTSVLLSTCQVAESQALFTGVTLTLEPSNDVSQGTNVTVRCQAVVSSSGFLNRKYTIYKDNAEVHTESITTAEDLIYSLRMARVANTGKYKCKVNIQDKELSSNSEKLTVTGLQTPVLSVDKRVFSEGEEVTVWCKAPEESGNIVFYFYKDSKELYEEMVNANQVETRLRFNNAGDHRLHCDYRVILLPDSVPSTASNNVVVTVKELFITPVISVRPHGSMIIEGDILDISCSVSGNLQNSSRLKVYLNKGQNLLSTGQSKANHSIRALAEHSGEFQCTLEMGNVVKQVTENVTITELFSQPVLTMYPTEVFEKEKFTLTCRSTNYSSDRISASDVKYSIYKDNYTLTPGSFNGIYVVPGVVRNSSGIYSCKADARMISKYSAKLPVHAKVLVSKPELTAIGRVVVGKPFQVRCHSDRGSLPIEYTLWKKYSEVNSTTVQQPHHQAIFPITVQHYSDMQDYKCEARNNPKIDAVVSNKLNTTVIVPLSNPGLSVVPDLLEVTEGNEMYLICGVEGSPPVTFKWYRRGNNQPLFTITSIQSSESLQIKGLGNEHSGTYYCEAINYANMVRSQPVTVDVKMAMWKKGLIVACCLLVVAVLVLACVLRYNSKRGKRENAAELSVKPSSPKSDDSLTVSLTHSTMEVYNPPEDAAPPFDGMEGRATNGTRDSVASLPAGISNRSSYSLPATV